Within Pseudomonas tructae, the genomic segment ACGTAATTCTCGCCACCGACGCCATCAACACCGTCCTGCCTGGCCAGCGCACGCCCTGGTACCTGGGGCTGATCGTTATCGCTGTGCTGCTGGCGGTGGTCGGCCACGACCTGCTGCACACCGTGCAGCGCTGGCTGACCTACGTGATGATCCTGGTGTTCGGCGTGCTCACCGTCAGCGCCTTGCTGACCCTGCAGGCCGATGCCGCGCTGCAGGCACCGCAGTTCTCCTGGGGCGCGTTCCTGGTGCAACTGTCAGCGGCCGCCGGTTACCAGATCAGCTATTCGGTGTATGTCTCCGATTACTCGCGCTACCTGCCGCACGACACACCCACCGCCAAAGTGGTGTTCTGGACCTACCTGGGCGCGGCCGGTTCGGCCTTGTGGCTGATGTCCCTGGGCGCCTTTCTTGCCTCGGCGCTGCCAGCGCCGGACGCCATTGCCAGCGTGCGTGAAGTGGGCAACCAGTTCTTCCCTGGCCTGGGTACCTTCACTGTGCTGATTTCGGTACCGGCGCTGGTGGGCATCATGGCGGTGAACTGCTACGGCGCCATGCTCACCAGCATCAGTGCCATCGACTGTTTCAAGAAGGTCAAACCATCGCTGAAGATTCGCGTGGCCGGTATCAGCGTCATCGCCAGCATCGTCTTCATCGTGGCCCTAGCCATCCCCGAGAGCTACCTGGGCAGCTTCAACACCTTCGTGCTGTTGATGCTGTACTTCCTGGTGCCCTGGACCGCGGTCAACCTGGTGGACTTCTATTGCGTGCGCAAGGGCCACTACGTGATCAGCGAAATTTTCAACCCCGAGGGCATCTACGGCGCCTGGGGCAAGCCTGGGTTGATCGCCTACGGCCTGGGCCTGCTGGCAATGGTGCCGTTCATGGCCTTGAGTTTCTATACCGGCCCTGCTGCCGCAGCCCTGGGCGGCGCCGACATTGCGTTTGTGATTGGCCTGCTGGTGACCGGCAGCGTCTATGCCCTGCTGTGCCGCTCGCTCGACCTGCACAGCGAACAGCGCCTGGCGGCGGCCAGTGATCGCCTGCTTGAGGAAGCCCACGCATGAGTTCTACCCTGATACAGGTCGCCTGCTGCCAACTGGCGCCACAGATCGGCGAGCTGAAGTACAACCGCGAACGCGCCCTGCAGGCGATCCGCAGCGCCGCCGGGCAAGGTGCCCAGGTGGTGGTGCTGCCGGAGCTGGTACAAAGCGGCTACGTGTTCACCGACCGCAACGAGGCCCTGAGCCTGGCTGAAACCCCCAGCGGCGAAACCCTGCGCCAATGGGCAGCCCTGGCGGCGGAACTGGACATCGTCATCGTCGGCGGTTTTTGCGAGCGTACCGAGCGCGACGAGCTGTACAACAGCGCTGCCCTGGTGGATGCCGAGGGCGTGCGCGCGGTGTACCGCAAGGCGCATTTGTGGAACGACGAAAAACGCATCTTCAGCCCCGGCGGGCAACCGCCGCCGGTGATCGATACGCGCTTTGGGCGCATTGCCGTGATGATCTGCTACGACCTCGAGTTCCCCGAGTGGGTACGCCTGCCCGCCCTCGCCGGCGCCGAGTTGCTGTGCGCGCCGGTGAACTGGCCGGACGGCCCGCGGCCTGTGGGCGAGCGACCAGCAGAGGTGGTGCGGGTACAGGCCAATGCCTCGGTCAACCGTTTGTACATCGCCGCGTGCGATCGTAACGGCCACGAGCGCGAGGTGGATTGGGTCGGCGGTTCGGTGATTGTCGATGCCAATGGCTACCCACTGGCCGGGCCGCTGCACGAAGCGCCAGCAGGCACCCAGATCATCCATGCGCGGCTCGACATGAGCGAGGCGCGAGACAAGCGCATCAGCGCCCTGAACGATGTGCACCGGGATCGCCAACCGGTGCTGTACGACTGATTTCGCGGGGCAAGCCCGCTCCCACACCTGTAGGCGCGGGCTTGCCCCGCGATTAGGTGCCAAGCCCCCCCCTACCCTGCACCCGCCGATACGCCAGCGCCAAGCCAATAAACCACAACGGCATCACACACAACGCCAGGCGGGTGTCCGGGCGCAGCGCCAGCAGCGACAGTACAAACAGCAAGAAGCCCAACGTCACCCAGGCCATCGGCACCCCGCCGGGCATCTTGTACGACGAGCGTCCATGCAGGTCAGGTCGCGAGCGGCGATAGCACAGGCGCTGCGCCGGCAACTGGGCATTGCCTCGATCCAGTCGAGCCTGGCCCTGCGCGAGGTCAAGGCCACCCACCGCATGGCCATTCCCGGATGAAGGCGCAGGCTTTGCCCCAAACCGGTGCAAAGCCACTAGAATGGTCCACCCCCAAAACCAGGCTGCCCCATGGATATCGAACTGGCCCGCACTTTCCTTGAAATTGTCCGCACCGGCAGCCTGGTGTCCGCCGCCGAACGCCTGCACGTCACCCAGACGGCCATCACCGCCCGGGTACAGAAGCTTGAGCAGCAGTTGGCCTGCCAGCTGTTCATCCGCAGCCGCAGCGGTGCCAGCCTCACCGCCGACGGCGAAGCCTTCGTGGTCTACGCCAACCAGCTGGTACAAACCTGGGAAGCTGCGCGACGCGACCTGCCCTTGCCTGAAGGCTGCCACCAGGTGCTGCACATCGGTGGCGAAGTCAGCCTCGGCAACCCCATGGTGCTAGGCTGGGTCAGCGCCCTGCACCGGGAAATGCCCGGCCATGCGATCCGCAGCGAAGTCAGCGACGGCGAGTCCTTGTTGCACAAGGTGGAAATGGGCGTGCTCGATGCCGTACTGGTCTACCAGCCCACCTACGGCCCGGGCCTGCAGGTGGAACAGCTGATGGAAGAAAAGCTCATCCGCATCCGCCGCAAGGACAAACCCGAACCCTACGTATACATCGACTGGGGCCAGGCCTTTCGCCGCCGCCACGACGCCGCCCTGCCCGAATGCGCGCGCCCGGCGCTGAGTTTCAACCTCGGGCCACTGGCGCTGCAGTACATCCTCGAACACGGCGGCAGCGGTTACTTCCGTACCCGGGTGGTGCAGGCGTACCTGGACAGCGGCGTGTTCGAACGCGTACCGCAAGCGCCGGAGTTCACCTACCCGACCTACCTGGTGTATGCCCGCGAACGCGACAGCGAGGCGTTGCAGCAGGCGCTCAGGGTGCTACGCGAAGTGGTCGCCGGCGAGAGTGACTGGTCACAGCGCTGGGACCCGGTGATCTGAGCCGCTCGCCTGACTCAACAACTGGCGCTTGAGCCCGGCTATCAGATCGGTCTGGGTCACCACCCCCACCAGCGCGTCCCCTTGCAACACCGGCAAGCAATGCAGGCCCTGCTCACTGAGCAACGGAATCAGCGCCACCGCAGGCTCATCACTGCGCACGGTAATCACCGGTCGGCTCATGATCTGCTCCAGCAGCACCTCGGGCCTGCGCCCGAACAACCCGCGCCAGCTGAAACGTCCCTGGGTCATAGCCGGCCCGACCAGGTCGCTCAACGTGACGATCCCCACCAGGCGCCTTTCTTCATCGAGTACCGGCAAGGTGTGCAGATGGTGGCTCGACAACAACTGCCAGGCCTGCTGCAAACTGGTTTGCGGCGTGGCCAGTTGCACATCCCGCGACATCACCGAAGCGGCGGTAATCCCGCCCAGGCTGCGCTTGAGCGCCTGCTGCTCGGTGGCCATGATGATGCGTTCAAGCTCATCGCGGGTGACGTCGACAAACTCGCCGAGCTCTTCCAGCGCCTGGTCAAGGTCCTCGCCACTGACGCCGACGCGCTCCCCGGGCAGCACATCAGCGGTGTGGTGCAGGTCTTTGCGCGGCGCGGCGGTCTTGGGGTAGCGCACCCCGGTCAGGCGGTTGTAGATCACCGCCACGGCCACCAGCACCAGGGCATTGAGCAGGATCGGCGCGAACACCTGGTCGCCCATCACCGCCAGCGACGAGTCCGCCAGCACCACACTCACCGCCACCCCGCCACCCGGCGGGTGCAGGCAGCGCAGCAGGCACATCACCAGGATCGCCACACCCAGGGCCAGGGCTGCGACCCACAAGGCAGAACCAAAGCAATGGTGCAGCACCAGCCCCACCGCAGTGGCGCTGGCATAGCTGCCAATAAATGGCCAGGGCTGCGCCAGCGCTCCGGAGTGCACAGCAAACAACAACACCGCCGAGGCCGCCAACGGCCCGAGCAAATGCAGCGCCACCGTCGGGCCAAAGGCCAGGCTGCAGGCCAAGCCTGCGAGAAACAGACCGAGCAACGCACCGACACCTGCGCGTAGCCATTCTTTGGGAGGGATATTCAGCGGGGCCGGCAGCAGCCGGCTGAACCAGTTGTTCAGACCACGGGTAGACATGGGTAAATCGGGCACCTGGGCAGTAAAAAAAGCCCGGCCAAACTGGCTGGGCTGAGTATCGCGAGGGGCAATACCTAATGGGCTCCGTCCTTGGAGATGGAATTTTTTGAGTGTTGCGTGGGACGGGATTTTGCAGGGGTTGGCGTGGGGGGTGGTAATTCAAAAAATTGAGGGTTGGCTGCAGTTTTTTTGAGGGATGAGGTGTGGGATGCCCGTTCATGGTGGGGAATGAGCACTTCCTGGGACACGATCAGCGGCCGGTCACCACTGACCGTTATCGACCCAAAGTTGCCTTTGG encodes:
- a CDS encoding purine-cytosine permease family protein — protein: MDNANKTGAARPRIEVRSIDYVPRSERHGKVWHQAPFWFTGNFVLTTMVTGFTGPALGLGALYSILAIVLGVCFGTFFMAFHANQGPRMGLPQMIQSRAQFGLKGAIVPFAAVVFVYIGFNVFNVILATDAINTVLPGQRTPWYLGLIVIAVLLAVVGHDLLHTVQRWLTYVMILVFGVLTVSALLTLQADAALQAPQFSWGAFLVQLSAAAGYQISYSVYVSDYSRYLPHDTPTAKVVFWTYLGAAGSALWLMSLGAFLASALPAPDAIASVREVGNQFFPGLGTFTVLISVPALVGIMAVNCYGAMLTSISAIDCFKKVKPSLKIRVAGISVIASIVFIVALAIPESYLGSFNTFVLLMLYFLVPWTAVNLVDFYCVRKGHYVISEIFNPEGIYGAWGKPGLIAYGLGLLAMVPFMALSFYTGPAAAALGGADIAFVIGLLVTGSVYALLCRSLDLHSEQRLAAASDRLLEEAHA
- a CDS encoding nitrilase family protein, encoding MSSTLIQVACCQLAPQIGELKYNRERALQAIRSAAGQGAQVVVLPELVQSGYVFTDRNEALSLAETPSGETLRQWAALAAELDIVIVGGFCERTERDELYNSAALVDAEGVRAVYRKAHLWNDEKRIFSPGGQPPPVIDTRFGRIAVMICYDLEFPEWVRLPALAGAELLCAPVNWPDGPRPVGERPAEVVRVQANASVNRLYIAACDRNGHEREVDWVGGSVIVDANGYPLAGPLHEAPAGTQIIHARLDMSEARDKRISALNDVHRDRQPVLYD
- a CDS encoding LysR family transcriptional regulator; this encodes MDIELARTFLEIVRTGSLVSAAERLHVTQTAITARVQKLEQQLACQLFIRSRSGASLTADGEAFVVYANQLVQTWEAARRDLPLPEGCHQVLHIGGEVSLGNPMVLGWVSALHREMPGHAIRSEVSDGESLLHKVEMGVLDAVLVYQPTYGPGLQVEQLMEEKLIRIRRKDKPEPYVYIDWGQAFRRRHDAALPECARPALSFNLGPLALQYILEHGGSGYFRTRVVQAYLDSGVFERVPQAPEFTYPTYLVYARERDSEALQQALRVLREVVAGESDWSQRWDPVI
- a CDS encoding HPP family protein, producing the protein MSTRGLNNWFSRLLPAPLNIPPKEWLRAGVGALLGLFLAGLACSLAFGPTVALHLLGPLAASAVLLFAVHSGALAQPWPFIGSYASATAVGLVLHHCFGSALWVAALALGVAILVMCLLRCLHPPGGGVAVSVVLADSSLAVMGDQVFAPILLNALVLVAVAVIYNRLTGVRYPKTAAPRKDLHHTADVLPGERVGVSGEDLDQALEELGEFVDVTRDELERIIMATEQQALKRSLGGITAASVMSRDVQLATPQTSLQQAWQLLSSHHLHTLPVLDEERRLVGIVTLSDLVGPAMTQGRFSWRGLFGRRPEVLLEQIMSRPVITVRSDEPAVALIPLLSEQGLHCLPVLQGDALVGVVTQTDLIAGLKRQLLSQASGSDHRVPAL